The following are encoded together in the Thermosipho affectus genome:
- a CDS encoding NAD(+) kinase: MKTIGIFYKPTLKDIAEKFKKDLLFEGFDVVYCNEKLLNIEVDLTLVLGGDGTFLKAAHKVKNPLVGFKGGRLGFLSSYTLEDFEKFLFDLKENNFVKDRRFFLKVEKFYSLNELLLIKDPTQKMLDIQVFFQDGSFYFHADGLIVSTPTGSTGYSLSLGGPILLPNVSSFVITPVAPQFLASRSIIIPDSEEVLIKLNQKSNLVLDGMGFGKVSEVKIKKSKKKIIILRPKDYDFSKSIKEKLGYGKKFL, from the coding sequence ATGAAAACTATAGGAATATTTTATAAACCTACGTTAAAGGATATTGCCGAAAAATTTAAGAAAGATCTTCTTTTTGAAGGATTTGATGTTGTTTATTGTAATGAAAAATTGCTAAATATTGAAGTGGATTTGACGTTGGTCTTAGGTGGAGATGGAACATTTTTGAAAGCGGCGCATAAAGTAAAAAATCCGTTAGTAGGATTTAAAGGTGGGCGATTGGGATTTTTATCCAGTTATACGTTGGAAGATTTTGAAAAATTTTTGTTTGATTTAAAGGAAAATAATTTTGTAAAGGATAGAAGATTTTTTTTGAAAGTTGAAAAGTTTTACAGTTTAAATGAACTTCTGTTGATAAAGGATCCTACTCAAAAGATGTTGGATATACAAGTTTTTTTTCAAGATGGTAGCTTTTACTTTCACGCGGATGGGCTTATAGTTAGTACTCCAACCGGTTCAACTGGGTATTCATTATCATTGGGAGGACCTATTTTGCTCCCAAATGTGAGTTCTTTTGTAATTACACCAGTTGCTCCACAATTTTTGGCATCACGAAGTATTATTATACCAGATAGTGAGGAAGTGTTAATTAAGTTAAATCAGAAGTCAAATCTTGTTTTAGATGGAATGGGATTTGGTAAAGTAAGTGAAGTTAAGATAAAAAAGTCGAAGAAAAAGATAATAATTTTAAGACCAAAGGATTATGATTTTTCAAAATCTATAAAGGAAAAGTTGGGATACGGTAAAAAATTTTTGTAG